A part of Aegilops tauschii subsp. strangulata cultivar AL8/78 chromosome 2, Aet v6.0, whole genome shotgun sequence genomic DNA contains:
- the LOC109749155 gene encoding FBD-associated F-box protein At5g56370-like — protein sequence MATYRQGDRLEALERILSHLPSDEATRATALSRRWRRVCDGVPVVDLVDRKTDRRGRGINLPVCFDSKVTGAIFSKGPTTPIRVLRLHARQPPDDLLDSWIATAASSGAEEIDLALHWFGKADFGEDVRGSYTRTPRQLFRCARLRRLRLANWTLDLPWGVVVAASLQTLCLKRIMAPAAVLQQLVSSCPHLADLTLEECPTATTITVSSDRLQSFAMVGGSCCGHSACGPYATRAASLRTRS from the exons ATGGCAACCTACCGGCAGGGAGATCGCCTCGAGGCGCTGGAGCGGATCCTATCCCACCTCCCGTCCGACGAGGCCACGCGCGCCACCGCGCTGTCCCGCCGGTGGCGCCGCGTCTGCGACGGCGTGCCGGTCGTGGACCTCGTCGACCGCAAGACGGACCGCCGGGGGCGGGGAATCAACCTCCCTGTGTGCTTCGACAGCAAGGTGACGGGCGCCATCTTCTCCAAGGGCCCCACCACGCCGATCCGTGTCCTCCGGCTGCACGCGCGCCAGCCGCCGGACGACCTACTCGACAGCTGGAtcgccaccgccgcctcctccggcgccgaGGAGATCGACCTCGCGCTGCA CTGGTTCGGGAAGGCCGACTTCGGGGAAGACGTCAGGGGCAGCTACACCAGGACGCCGCGCCAGCTCTTCCGGTGCGCCAGGCTGCGCCGCCTGCGCCTGGCCAACTGGACGCTCGACCTGCCCTGGGGCGTCGTAGTCGCCGCGTCGCTCCAGACGCTCTGCCTGAAGCGGATCATGGCGCCTGCCGCGGTGCTGCAGCAGCTGGTCTCGAGCTGCCCGCACCTCGCCGACCTGACGCTCGAGGAGTGCCCGACCGCCACCACGATCACCGTGTCCAGCGACCGCCTCCAGAGCTTCGCCATGGTCGGCGGGTCGTGCTGCGGACACAGTGCCTGCGGTCCCTACGCTACAAGGGCGGCCTCCCTTCGGACACGTTCCTAG
- the LOC109749066 gene encoding putative F-box protein At5g55150, which yields METEDGGIQTTPDLPQDILMAIFAAFQIPDLVRAGSVCSSWRSAYETLRNLGLYNQSQTPCLLYTSESDGESTARLYSLVEKKAYRLTLPDPPIRTRSLIGSSPEGLLVTADDRSEMHLLNPITGQQIALPSVITIRQVSPIYDDSGVLRMYRYSARTRHTVLALPANLALSELRHQLHHKAFVFPLSHDDASLEEAGGHVVVLIHNPSCQLSFARAGAESWTWLPPHTSYDDCMYKDGLMHAVTSWGEIHGFDLASPAPVATMKIVMEGPMTYRYLSMYIIQAPWGDLLQVWRKFGDCDLGDTPQSSVFWTTGKIRVYKVDAAANELERTSSLRGHALFLGHNQSLCLRTEEYPSLKANHAYFTDDCKYWTMGLQNNRRDMGVLNLDDNSSEELVSPRLWSNRPAPIWITPNLREINFNLDN from the coding sequence ATGGAGACGGAGGACGGTGGGATCCAGACGACGCCGGATCTGCCGCAGGACATCCTGATGGCCATCTTCGCCGCGTTCCAAATCCCAGACCTGGTGCGTGCCGGCTCCGTATGCTCCTCCTGGCGCTCCGCCTACGAAACCCTGCGCAACCTCGGGCTGTACAACCAGTCCCAGACGCCATGCCTGCTCTACACCTCCGAGTCCGACGGCGAGAGCACCGCGCGTCTCTACAGCCTCGTGGAGAAGAAGGCCTACAGGCTGACCCTCCCGGACCCGCCCATCCGCACCAGGTCTCTGATCGGGTCCTCCCCTGAAGGTTTGCTGGTTACAGCCGATGACAGGTCCGAGATGCATCTTCTCAACCCCATCACCGGTCAACAGATCGCCCTCCCGTCGGTGATCACCATCCGGCAGGTGAGCCCCATCTACGACGACTCCGGCGTCCTCCGCATGTACAGATACTCGGCCCGCACTAGGCATACCGTTCTCGCGCTGCCAGCAAACCTTGCTCTTAGCGAGCTGCGCCACCAACTCCATCACAAGGCCTTTGTGTTTCCTCTTTCTCATGACGATGCATCCTTAGAAGAAGCAGGAGGACACGTTGTGGTGCTGATCCACAACCCGTCTTGCCAGCTCTCCTTTGCAAGGGCAGGGGCCGAGAGCTGGACCTGGCTGCCACCACACACCTCCTACGACGACTGCATGTACAAGGATGGCCTCATGCATGCGGTGACTTCATGGGGAGAAATCCATGGCTTCGATCTTGCCAGCCCTGCCCCTGTGGCCACCATGAAGATCGTTATGGAGGGGCCAATGACTTATAGATATCTTAGTATGTACATCATACAAGCCCCATGGGGTGATCTTCTCCAGGTTTGGAGAAAATTTGGGGATTGTGATTTAGGAGATACACCCCAGTCATCTGTGTTTTGGACTACGGGCAAAATTAGAGTATATAAAGTTGATGCCGCGGCGAACGAACTCGAGAGAACCAGTTCCTTGCGCGGCCATGCGTTGTTCCTTGGGCATAATCAGTCGCTTTGTCTTCGTACCGAAGAATACCCGTCTCTTAAGGCGAACCATGCCTACTTCACCGACGATTGCAAGTATTGGACAATGGGACTCCAGAATAATCGCCGTGATATGGGAGTTCTCAACTTGGATGATAACAGCAGCGAGGAACTTGTGTCTCCTCGCCTTTGGTCCAACCGTCCGGCCCCCATATGGATTACACCAAATCTCAGAGAGATAAACTTTAATTTGGATAATTAG